The following proteins are co-located in the Maridesulfovibrio bastinii DSM 16055 genome:
- a CDS encoding DsrE family protein: MYCLFSFNSEQMCFVHVLLNALDLDAKGKTVKIVIEGSSVKLVPQLEQETNPFHAMYLEAREKNLIAGVCKACSSKMGVLSEVKDSGLPLLDDMSGHPSMESFIQQGYTIITF, translated from the coding sequence ATGTACTGTCTTTTTTCTTTTAACAGTGAACAAATGTGCTTCGTACACGTCCTGCTCAATGCTCTTGATCTGGACGCCAAGGGCAAAACAGTAAAAATTGTTATCGAAGGTTCCTCAGTAAAGCTGGTCCCGCAGCTTGAGCAGGAAACAAATCCTTTCCATGCCATGTACCTTGAAGCCCGTGAAAAAAATCTCATTGCCGGTGTATGCAAAGCCTGTTCTTCTAAAATGGGCGTGCTGAGTGAGGTCAAGGATTCCGGGCTTCCGCTGCTTGATGATATGTCCGGGCATCCTTCAATGGAAAGTTTCATCCAGCAGGGCTACACAATCATAACCTTCTGA